In one window of Frigoriglobus tundricola DNA:
- a CDS encoding SIR2 family protein produces the protein MNERFCCHKGWSVPYDVYGDWRRLVQHITGHQSDYADSLFSTLGRNKRPNQGHRFLTFLVRLLSIRTVFTFNFDDLIERAFESEGIRPKVFAMEEGRTVPHGSLVSDGVSVVKLHGGTHSLLLDERLDRPLSHEYLTRFDQLVGRNPFLLVVGCSGGDYRLISLIDHVLGAKAGAGDRVAWLHFEPYRPVALLKSSTRSVPEQTEPPAKSEPEQEVRAGVLTARTTQPASALTHIYSFLTSRYPASMRPYTAGAGHALAYASRVDTPRLSNLPDVFGGAEKVFRLSTIDPEQLDAPGTKETFPTVTASEALLDVAHFGLNRGYTPILVNLESVHTLAGLVGAVVDQCRQHDTALIPSVLPAERAEPTGGGDPNDRDAHVVSKAVALVANALQRSRYVVLLDGLETYIWNATSHHGETTTPRVDLDYRFRLLCNFICRFRDAQGDEMVDGRWRPRINDIGESRIVIGLDQRAPRNDTPGRDPVKLGATLKEQHFGDLPAIEWRAGAKSAEGGPRFRDIFEPLDAGTPFLKLARSGSPAGEPSRERDACDALGLLLLASCRRPRPLALVRHLLRPVFQDPDKIDGFIKRLTGNASSGFVALEGGVTWVSRPVRDHLYAAGTQYVSTGRMRDILEGHDARHLEPCVIQLVNIYAMHFRISRTYYVYTFTQSTDALAFMEYTYHRVSTLRYLAKLITVLAQAAKSSDLSRRACGAIRRLGDLWNAVDSQQDKGLLLRFQIRKHMQLYKALHEPLGPGDDHPEHVRALVAELKERHAKEARALLRAWLRHEPLLRMQLPAQQLLHWCDRLIDDDLRFRCDRVVTDYEPDGTPLCWPERTVESPAVGELVTALKSLRVKLLAERGDYEMVVAQRYAHIFGTEPEVSPTEPRLRVMIAHVTAACYAPLSSDELHYVLDVANALINGPSLASSDQVKRLLDAFEATQLSQEIRKQRPDHACRHEAALRYLHLRAEFHLHTISVFVTGFSDRPGGRGSGALEQVLDVVDRGLDENRLQLQSRTYAPRSVIVDRGPDGTLYSQYSTVFDCLRARAYWLRELEEAPPDKYALPGWDEPARLLFQTAFRYFEVASGGLQGTNPLLLAHVEMYRAEACLGIARFQIHRAQEGARAGGTLDRVRALFDEVRAKHETARGSLKRASGHLLETRRNAIWWRLFFTLVAQYQADRLMLVYLDLLRLQVEGSYAAGQWIRKFLEENHALLTRALSDSATSEEHQVLHAAMRPPRDTDTSATSRKLPDAVNRLRAGYNAIRNAAEFRLATTPPDPWLERVEREITLIGAGMAFAAIGWAESEPRKDAGGATGSPGTNAPAQETGAHAKLDNTETLKFTVLVLTTIQRLERLDAETAARWTPIVRTEPGRALVGELQERQVKFSVDPTVDGMFGLRDFVLQRAASAT, from the coding sequence GTGAACGAGCGGTTCTGTTGCCACAAGGGCTGGAGCGTCCCTTACGACGTGTACGGCGACTGGCGGCGCCTGGTCCAACACATCACCGGCCACCAGTCCGATTATGCCGACAGTTTGTTTTCCACTCTCGGTCGAAACAAGCGGCCCAACCAGGGGCACCGGTTCCTCACGTTCCTCGTCCGCCTCCTCTCCATCCGCACCGTGTTCACGTTCAATTTCGACGATCTCATCGAGCGCGCGTTCGAGTCCGAAGGCATCCGGCCGAAAGTGTTCGCAATGGAAGAGGGGCGCACCGTGCCCCACGGGTCACTCGTCTCGGACGGCGTCTCGGTCGTCAAGCTCCACGGCGGCACGCACTCGCTCCTGCTCGACGAGCGCCTCGATCGCCCGCTCTCACACGAGTACTTGACGCGGTTCGACCAGCTCGTCGGGCGGAACCCGTTTCTGCTCGTTGTCGGGTGCAGCGGCGGCGACTACCGCCTGATCAGCCTCATCGATCACGTTCTCGGAGCGAAGGCGGGTGCGGGGGACCGGGTCGCGTGGCTGCACTTCGAGCCGTACCGGCCCGTCGCGCTGCTCAAGAGCTCCACCCGATCCGTGCCCGAGCAAACCGAACCCCCCGCCAAATCCGAGCCCGAGCAGGAAGTGAGAGCGGGCGTCCTCACGGCCCGGACGACACAACCCGCGTCCGCTTTAACGCACATCTACTCGTTTCTGACGAGCCGCTACCCGGCCAGCATGCGCCCGTACACGGCCGGCGCGGGGCACGCCCTGGCGTACGCCAGTCGCGTCGATACGCCCCGGCTGAGCAACCTCCCGGACGTGTTCGGGGGGGCCGAGAAGGTCTTCCGCCTCAGCACGATCGATCCGGAGCAGCTCGACGCGCCCGGTACGAAAGAGACGTTCCCGACGGTGACCGCCTCGGAGGCGCTACTCGACGTGGCCCACTTCGGACTCAACCGCGGCTACACGCCGATCCTGGTCAACCTCGAATCGGTCCACACGCTCGCGGGCCTCGTCGGCGCCGTCGTCGATCAGTGCCGGCAGCACGACACGGCACTGATCCCGAGCGTCCTCCCCGCCGAACGCGCCGAACCGACGGGCGGGGGCGACCCGAACGACCGCGACGCCCACGTCGTGTCCAAGGCGGTCGCCCTCGTCGCGAACGCGCTCCAGCGGTCGCGGTACGTGGTGCTGCTCGACGGCCTGGAAACGTACATCTGGAACGCCACCTCCCACCACGGCGAAACCACCACCCCGCGGGTGGACCTCGACTACCGCTTTCGGTTGTTGTGCAATTTTATTTGCCGGTTCCGGGACGCTCAGGGGGACGAGATGGTCGATGGCCGCTGGCGGCCCCGGATCAACGACATCGGGGAGTCACGCATCGTCATCGGTCTCGACCAGCGCGCCCCCCGCAACGATACGCCCGGGCGGGACCCGGTCAAGCTCGGCGCGACGCTCAAGGAGCAGCATTTCGGGGACCTGCCGGCCATCGAATGGCGCGCGGGCGCCAAGTCGGCCGAGGGCGGGCCACGGTTCCGTGACATCTTCGAGCCCCTCGATGCCGGCACGCCGTTTCTGAAACTCGCGAGGTCCGGTTCTCCGGCCGGCGAACCGAGCCGGGAGCGCGATGCGTGCGACGCCCTCGGCCTGCTGTTGCTCGCCTCGTGCCGGCGGCCGCGGCCGCTCGCCCTCGTCCGTCACCTCCTGCGACCGGTCTTTCAGGACCCGGACAAGATCGACGGCTTCATCAAGCGGCTCACAGGCAACGCGTCGTCCGGGTTCGTGGCCCTCGAGGGCGGCGTGACGTGGGTGAGCCGCCCCGTCCGCGATCACCTGTACGCCGCGGGAACGCAGTACGTTTCGACGGGGCGCATGCGTGACATTTTGGAGGGGCATGACGCCAGGCACCTCGAGCCGTGCGTCATCCAACTGGTCAACATCTACGCGATGCACTTCCGCATCTCGCGGACCTACTACGTCTACACGTTCACCCAATCGACCGACGCCCTCGCCTTCATGGAGTACACGTACCACCGGGTCTCGACGCTACGGTACCTGGCCAAGCTGATCACGGTTCTCGCACAGGCCGCGAAATCGAGCGACCTGTCGCGCCGCGCGTGCGGCGCCATCCGGCGGCTCGGGGACCTCTGGAACGCGGTCGATTCCCAACAGGACAAAGGGCTGCTGCTCCGGTTCCAGATCCGAAAGCACATGCAGCTCTACAAGGCCCTACACGAACCGTTAGGGCCGGGCGACGACCACCCCGAACACGTTCGGGCACTGGTCGCGGAACTCAAGGAGCGGCACGCGAAAGAGGCCCGCGCGCTGTTGCGGGCCTGGTTGCGCCACGAGCCGCTGCTCCGGATGCAGCTCCCCGCGCAACAGCTCCTGCACTGGTGCGACCGCCTCATCGACGACGATTTGCGCTTTCGGTGCGATCGGGTGGTCACGGATTACGAACCGGATGGCACCCCGCTGTGCTGGCCGGAACGGACCGTGGAGTCCCCGGCGGTCGGTGAACTCGTCACGGCCCTCAAGAGCCTCCGGGTCAAACTCCTCGCCGAGCGCGGCGACTACGAAATGGTCGTCGCGCAGCGGTACGCTCACATTTTCGGGACCGAGCCGGAAGTCAGCCCGACCGAGCCCCGGCTCCGGGTCATGATCGCGCACGTCACAGCCGCTTGTTACGCGCCCCTCTCTTCGGACGAGCTCCACTACGTCCTCGACGTCGCGAACGCGCTCATCAACGGCCCCTCTCTGGCCTCGTCCGATCAAGTGAAACGGCTGCTCGACGCCTTCGAGGCGACCCAACTGTCACAAGAGATTCGGAAACAGCGGCCGGACCACGCGTGCCGGCACGAGGCCGCGCTCCGGTACCTCCACCTCCGGGCCGAGTTCCACCTCCACACGATTTCGGTCTTCGTCACCGGCTTCTCCGACCGGCCCGGGGGCCGCGGTTCCGGGGCGCTCGAGCAGGTGCTCGACGTCGTGGACCGCGGCCTCGACGAGAACCGGCTCCAGTTGCAGTCCCGCACGTACGCCCCCCGGAGCGTGATCGTCGATCGCGGACCCGACGGAACCCTGTACTCGCAGTACAGCACGGTCTTCGACTGCCTCCGCGCGCGTGCGTACTGGCTGCGCGAACTTGAAGAGGCCCCGCCGGACAAATACGCGCTGCCCGGGTGGGACGAACCCGCACGCCTCTTGTTCCAAACCGCGTTCCGGTATTTCGAGGTGGCCAGCGGCGGGTTACAGGGGACGAACCCCTTACTGCTGGCCCACGTCGAGATGTATCGAGCCGAGGCGTGTCTCGGGATCGCGCGGTTCCAGATCCACCGCGCCCAGGAGGGCGCGCGGGCCGGGGGCACCCTGGACCGGGTGCGGGCCCTATTTGACGAGGTCCGGGCGAAACACGAGACCGCGCGGGGGAGCCTCAAACGGGCGAGCGGCCATTTGCTCGAGACGCGCCGGAACGCCATCTGGTGGCGGCTGTTTTTCACGCTCGTCGCGCAATATCAGGCCGACCGGTTGATGCTCGTTTACCTCGACCTCTTGCGCCTTCAGGTCGAGGGCTCGTACGCGGCGGGGCAGTGGATCCGCAAGTTCCTTGAGGAGAACCACGCGCTGCTCACCAGGGCCTTGAGTGACAGCGCCACGAGCGAGGAACACCAGGTGCTACACGCCGCGATGCGCCCTCCTCGCGACACGGACACGTCCGCGACGTCCCGGAAGTTGCCCGATGCGGTCAACCGATTGCGCGCCGGGTACAACGCGATCCGGAACGCCGCCGAGTTTCGGCTCGCCACGACACCCCCGGACCCCTGGCTGGAGCGCGTCGAGCGCGAGATCACCCTGATCGGTGCGGGAATGGCGTTTGCAGCCATCGGCTGGGCGGAGTCGGAACCGCGCAAGGACGCCGGAGGCGCGACGGGCTCGCCCGGAACCAACGCGCCCGCGCAGGAAACTGGTGCGCACGCCAAACTGGACAACACCGAGACGCTGAAGTTTACCGTTCTGGTGCTAACCACGATCCAGCGACTCGAGCGCCTGGACGCCGAAACGGCTGCCAGGTGGACACCCATCGTCCGCACCGAACCGGGCCGGGCTCTCGTGGGGGAGCTTCAGGAGCGACAGGTCAAGTTTTCTGTAGACCCAACGGTCGATGGAATGTTCGGCTTGCGCGACTTTGTCCTTCAACGGGCCGCGTCGGCCACCTGA
- a CDS encoding response regulator — translation MSTPAQPAVHFLLVDDLEENLVALEALLRRDGLVVLKARSGPAALELLLTHEIALAFVDVQMPDMDGFELAELMRGTERTRRVPIIFLTAGTLDQQRRFRGYEAGAVDFLAKPIEAHVLRSKADVFFELWRERQEVARQRDELKAATAENARLLAETRRTADALREADQRKNEFLATLAHELRNPLAPLLNGLQILALSQTPEAAVRARAMMERQLRHMVRLVDDLLDISRVTSGKVRLRPEALDLRTAVEAAVEASRPAIEAGGHALTVRLPDEPMWLHADPTRIAQVIGNLLTNAAKYTPNGGRIAVSADRAPGHAVVRVADSGVGIPPDMLPQVFELFTQIGKHLDRAQGGLGIGLALVKRLVEMHGGVVTAESPGPDRGSTFSVRLPLAPEAPRPAAPNGTARTVRGQSRRVLVVDDNADAAESLSELLALSGHETETAESGPDALVAATRFQPELVFLDIGLPGMNGYEVARALRAEPGRTGVVLVALTGWGAEEDRRRSAEAGFDFHLTKPVEVGQLDALLAKLKSGGAMG, via the coding sequence GTGAGCACTCCCGCACAGCCCGCGGTTCACTTCCTGCTCGTGGACGACCTGGAAGAGAACCTCGTCGCCCTCGAAGCGCTGCTCCGCCGGGACGGCCTCGTTGTCCTCAAGGCGAGGTCCGGCCCGGCGGCGCTCGAACTGCTCCTCACGCACGAGATCGCGCTCGCGTTCGTGGACGTCCAGATGCCCGACATGGACGGCTTCGAACTGGCCGAGCTGATGCGCGGCACCGAGCGCACGCGGCGGGTGCCGATCATCTTCCTCACGGCGGGCACCCTGGACCAGCAGCGCCGGTTCCGCGGGTACGAGGCGGGCGCGGTCGATTTCCTGGCCAAGCCGATCGAGGCCCACGTCCTGCGGAGCAAGGCGGACGTGTTCTTCGAGCTGTGGCGCGAGCGGCAGGAGGTCGCCCGGCAGCGCGACGAGCTGAAGGCCGCGACCGCCGAGAACGCCCGCCTGCTGGCCGAGACGCGCCGCACCGCCGACGCGCTCCGCGAGGCGGACCAGCGGAAGAACGAGTTCCTCGCCACGCTCGCCCACGAGCTGCGGAACCCGCTCGCGCCGCTGCTCAACGGCCTCCAGATCCTGGCCCTGTCACAAACGCCCGAAGCCGCGGTACGGGCGCGGGCCATGATGGAGCGGCAGCTCCGCCACATGGTCCGGTTGGTCGACGACCTGCTGGACATCTCGCGCGTGACCAGCGGCAAGGTGCGGTTGCGCCCCGAGGCGCTCGACCTCCGCACGGCGGTCGAGGCGGCGGTCGAGGCGAGCCGCCCGGCGATCGAGGCCGGGGGCCACGCGCTCACGGTCCGGCTCCCCGACGAGCCGATGTGGCTCCACGCCGACCCGACGCGGATCGCCCAGGTGATCGGGAACCTGCTCACCAACGCGGCCAAGTACACGCCGAACGGCGGCCGCATCGCCGTCTCGGCGGACCGCGCCCCGGGGCACGCCGTCGTTCGCGTCGCGGACTCCGGCGTCGGCATCCCGCCCGACATGCTCCCGCAAGTGTTCGAGCTGTTCACGCAGATCGGGAAGCACCTGGACCGGGCGCAAGGCGGCCTGGGCATCGGGCTCGCGCTGGTCAAACGGCTGGTCGAGATGCACGGCGGCGTGGTCACGGCGGAGAGCCCCGGCCCGGACCGGGGGAGCACGTTCTCGGTGCGCCTGCCGCTCGCCCCCGAGGCGCCGCGGCCCGCCGCGCCGAACGGAACCGCACGAACCGTGCGCGGCCAGTCGCGGCGCGTCCTGGTGGTGGACGACAACGCGGACGCGGCCGAGAGCCTGTCGGAACTCCTCGCCCTGTCCGGGCACGAAACGGAGACGGCCGAGAGCGGCCCGGACGCCCTGGTCGCCGCGACCCGGTTCCAACCGGAACTCGTGTTCCTCGACATCGGGCTGCCGGGAATGAACGGCTACGAGGTCGCCCGCGCGCTGCGCGCGGAGCCCGGCCGCACCGGCGTGGTTCTGGTCGCGTTGACCGGGTGGGGCGCGGAGGAGGACCGCCGCCGCTCGGCGGAGGCCGGGTTCGACTTCCACCTGACCAAGCCCGTCGAGGTCGGGCAGTTGGACGCGCTCCTCGCGAAGCTCAAGAGTGGTGGCGCGATGGGCTGA
- a CDS encoding chemotaxis protein CheB, which produces MIGASAGAVDALSVLLPALPAGFPLPVMVVVHVPPDKKSVMAELFRNKCRVDVREAEDKEPLAPGTVYFAPPDYHLLVEPDRRLSLSSEEPVHYSRPAIDVLFESAADAFGPGLVGVLLTGASADGARGLRAIADAGGGALVQDPSEAMVPTMPRAGIAACPTATVVPLTQMAAVLGTLGERS; this is translated from the coding sequence GTGATCGGCGCGTCGGCCGGCGCGGTGGACGCACTGTCCGTGCTCCTCCCGGCGCTCCCGGCCGGGTTCCCCCTGCCGGTCATGGTTGTGGTCCACGTGCCGCCCGATAAAAAGAGTGTCATGGCCGAACTCTTCAGGAACAAGTGCCGCGTGGACGTTCGCGAGGCCGAGGACAAGGAACCGCTCGCCCCCGGCACGGTGTACTTCGCCCCGCCCGATTATCACCTACTGGTCGAGCCCGACCGGCGCCTGTCGCTCTCCAGCGAGGAACCGGTCCACTACTCGCGCCCGGCGATCGACGTGCTGTTCGAGTCGGCCGCGGACGCGTTCGGTCCGGGGCTCGTGGGCGTGCTGCTGACCGGTGCGAGCGCCGACGGGGCGCGCGGGCTCCGGGCCATTGCCGATGCGGGGGGCGGCGCGCTCGTGCAGGACCCGAGCGAGGCGATGGTGCCCACCATGCCGCGGGCCGGGATCGCGGCCTGTCCGACCGCCACTGTGGTCCCTCTTACGCAAATGGCAGCGGTCCTCGGCACCCTGGGGGAGCGGTCGTGA
- a CDS encoding CheR family methyltransferase, with product MSEKTEDIELRLLLDAIFRRYHYDFRGYSVASITRRLRQARDRFGCRTFSQLQDRVLHDPGVLPELLSFLTVQVSELFRDPAYFRAIREQVVPHLRTYPSLKVWVAGCSAGEELYSLAILFREEGLEDRTLFYGTDINPAALKRAEAGVYEIDRMPLFTDNHRLSGGKSSLSDYYTAAYGAAVFDKTLRRRTVFSDHSLVTDAVFAEVHLVSCRNVLIYFDRELQDRAIGLFKDSLVRKGFLGLGAKESLRFSAHADAFTEFARDERIYQKRGAS from the coding sequence GTGTCCGAGAAGACCGAGGACATCGAACTGCGGCTCCTGCTCGACGCCATTTTCCGGCGTTACCATTACGATTTCCGCGGGTACTCGGTGGCGTCGATCACCCGGCGGTTGCGGCAGGCGCGGGACCGGTTCGGGTGCCGGACCTTCTCACAGCTCCAGGACCGCGTGCTGCACGACCCCGGGGTGCTGCCGGAGCTGCTGTCCTTCCTCACGGTGCAGGTGAGCGAGCTGTTCCGCGACCCGGCGTACTTCCGCGCGATCCGCGAGCAGGTGGTCCCGCACCTGCGGACGTACCCGTCGCTGAAGGTCTGGGTCGCGGGGTGCAGCGCGGGCGAGGAGCTGTACTCGCTCGCCATCCTGTTCCGCGAGGAGGGCCTGGAGGACCGCACCCTGTTCTACGGCACCGACATCAACCCCGCGGCCCTCAAACGGGCCGAGGCGGGGGTCTACGAGATCGACCGGATGCCGCTGTTCACCGACAACCACCGCCTGTCCGGCGGCAAGTCGTCGCTCTCCGACTACTACACGGCCGCCTACGGCGCGGCCGTTTTCGATAAGACCCTCCGCCGCCGGACCGTCTTCTCCGATCACAGCCTGGTAACGGACGCGGTGTTCGCGGAGGTCCATCTGGTGTCCTGCCGGAACGTGCTGATCTACTTCGATCGGGAGCTCCAGGACCGGGCCATCGGGCTGTTCAAGGATTCGCTCGTCCGCAAGGGGTTCCTCGGCCTGGGCGCCAAGGAGAGCCTCCGGTTCTCCGCCCACGCCGACGCGTTCACCGAGTTCGCCCGGGACGAGCGCATCTACCAGAAACGGGGGGCCTCGTGA
- a CDS encoding M48 family metallopeptidase — translation MVPAHTRPTSRFRIVALAWVCLGSGAGVGCSPRADHHPADAGPGGRQQPLALSPNEESTVGRKAFEQVMAEYRTRVLPPNRPEVVRVRRITDRLARAAEIEPLQREIMLRVRGYRFEWEANVVRDEKVNAFCLPAGRMFVFTGLFPVAGERDDALATVLAHEMAHALAHHGSERVAREQEGGGTVFRRLSYDRMQESEADHIGLFLMTFAGYDPNEAVALWERMRRAHGGAPPEFLSDHPSDEHRVRALREWVPKARAAKKAFDEGRIAPAR, via the coding sequence ATGGTTCCTGCGCACACGCGACCGACTTCTCGATTCCGGATCGTCGCGCTCGCCTGGGTCTGCCTCGGCTCGGGGGCCGGCGTCGGGTGTTCCCCGCGCGCCGACCACCACCCCGCGGACGCCGGCCCCGGAGGGCGGCAACAGCCACTGGCCCTGAGCCCGAACGAAGAATCGACCGTCGGTAGGAAAGCGTTCGAGCAGGTGATGGCCGAATACCGGACCCGCGTCCTCCCGCCGAATCGTCCCGAGGTCGTGCGGGTCCGCCGGATCACCGATCGGCTCGCGCGGGCGGCCGAGATCGAGCCCCTTCAGCGCGAGATCATGCTCCGCGTCCGCGGCTACCGGTTCGAGTGGGAGGCGAACGTCGTTCGCGACGAGAAGGTGAACGCGTTCTGCCTCCCGGCCGGCCGGATGTTCGTCTTCACCGGGCTGTTCCCGGTCGCCGGGGAGCGCGACGACGCGCTCGCGACGGTCCTGGCGCACGAGATGGCGCACGCGCTAGCCCACCACGGGAGCGAGCGGGTGGCCCGCGAGCAGGAGGGCGGCGGGACCGTGTTCCGCCGCCTGTCGTACGACCGGATGCAGGAGTCGGAGGCGGACCACATCGGGCTCTTCCTCATGACCTTCGCGGGGTACGACCCGAACGAGGCGGTCGCGCTCTGGGAGCGGATGCGGCGCGCCCACGGCGGCGCGCCGCCCGAGTTCCTCTCCGACCACCCGAGCGACGAACACCGGGTCCGGGCGCTGCGCGAATGGGTCCCCAAGGCCCGCGCGGCGAAGAAGGCGTTCGACGAGGGGCGGATCGCCCCGGCGCGCTAG
- a CDS encoding alpha-amylase codes for MSEYNAVMMQFFHWYSPADGSLWDEVASKAGELAAAGVDALWLPPASKGTNGTADVGYGVYDLYDLGEFNQKGTVRTKYGTRDGYLKAIKALQGKGIRVYADIVLNHRLGADEFETVKATPFPIDDRRTPKGEPREIRAATSFTFPGRGKTHSDFEWHWWHFDGCDYDHNNPDDRSTVYLFDGKKWDDQVSLEMGSFAFLMGADLDFESQEVNDELNRWGRWFVDTTGVDGFRFDAVKHISAPIFPAWLEHMETHAGKKLFTVAEYWSGNLAELHWFLDTAGPRFTAFDVPLHYNFYAASRAGGHYDMRRLFDGSLVKERPVQAVTFVSNHDSQPLQSLESVVEPWFVPLAYAAILLRRDGYPCLFYPDYYGAEYEDAGRDGQRHKIVLPSHRVLIDTFLKARKEYGHGEQVDYFDHWNRIGWVRMGTPEHPKALAVLMSDGPEGTKWMGTGRPAGTRFRDLTGHVPEPVAVNNEGFGEFKCRGGSVSVWVQE; via the coding sequence ATGAGCGAATACAACGCCGTGATGATGCAGTTCTTCCACTGGTACAGCCCCGCCGACGGCTCGCTCTGGGACGAGGTCGCTTCAAAAGCGGGGGAACTGGCCGCGGCCGGGGTCGACGCCCTCTGGCTCCCGCCCGCCTCGAAAGGCACGAACGGAACGGCCGACGTCGGCTACGGCGTGTACGACCTCTACGACCTCGGGGAGTTCAACCAGAAGGGCACCGTCCGCACCAAGTACGGCACCCGGGACGGCTACCTCAAGGCGATCAAAGCGCTTCAGGGCAAGGGCATCCGCGTTTACGCCGACATCGTGCTGAACCACCGACTCGGCGCCGACGAGTTCGAGACGGTAAAGGCCACGCCCTTCCCCATCGACGACCGCCGAACGCCGAAGGGCGAGCCGCGGGAGATCCGGGCCGCGACGTCCTTCACGTTCCCCGGCCGGGGCAAGACGCACTCCGACTTCGAGTGGCACTGGTGGCACTTCGACGGCTGCGATTACGATCACAACAACCCCGACGACCGCAGTACCGTGTACCTGTTCGACGGCAAGAAGTGGGACGACCAAGTGTCGCTGGAGATGGGCAGCTTCGCGTTCCTCATGGGGGCCGATCTCGACTTCGAGTCCCAAGAGGTGAACGACGAACTGAACCGCTGGGGCCGGTGGTTCGTGGACACGACCGGCGTGGACGGGTTCCGGTTCGATGCGGTGAAGCACATCTCCGCGCCGATCTTCCCGGCGTGGCTGGAACACATGGAAACGCACGCCGGCAAGAAGCTCTTCACGGTCGCCGAGTACTGGTCCGGCAACCTGGCCGAGTTGCACTGGTTCCTCGACACCGCCGGTCCGCGGTTCACCGCCTTCGACGTGCCCCTGCACTACAACTTTTACGCGGCGAGCCGGGCGGGCGGGCACTACGACATGCGCCGACTGTTCGACGGCTCGCTCGTGAAGGAGCGGCCCGTGCAGGCGGTGACGTTCGTGTCCAACCACGACTCGCAGCCGCTCCAGTCGCTCGAATCGGTCGTCGAGCCGTGGTTCGTCCCGCTCGCCTACGCGGCGATCCTGCTCCGGCGCGACGGCTACCCGTGCCTGTTCTACCCCGACTACTACGGGGCCGAATACGAGGACGCCGGACGCGACGGACAGCGGCACAAGATCGTGTTGCCGTCGCACCGCGTGCTCATCGACACGTTCCTGAAGGCCCGCAAGGAATACGGCCACGGTGAGCAGGTCGATTACTTCGACCACTGGAACCGGATCGGGTGGGTGCGGATGGGTACTCCGGAACACCCCAAGGCGCTGGCCGTCCTCATGAGCGACGGCCCCGAGGGCACGAAGTGGATGGGCACCGGCCGCCCGGCGGGGACGCGGTTCCGCGACCTGACCGGCCACGTACCCGAGCCGGTCGCGGTCAACAACGAAGGGTTCGGCGAGTTCAAGTGCCGGGGCGGATCGGTCTCGGTTTGGGTACAAGAGTGA